The nucleotide window CGCCCACCGTTTGCGGCGGGAAATGGACGGCTGGAGAATCAACACTCAAGAGAAAATCCTGTATCTGATCAAAGAAAACCCTGAAGGCAGGCGCGAATTCCAAATGCGCCCCGACATCGTCGCAAGAAAGCGTGACAAAACCAAAATCCTGGTGATGGACACCAAGTGGAAACGCCTGAACAAAAACAGCCGCCACCACAACATCAGCCAAAGCGACCTCTATCAGTTATACGCCTATGGAAAGAAATACAAAAAGAAATACGCAGTCAGCCAGACCCCCGTCACACTTTACCTGCTGTATCCCCGCAACGAGAACTTCAGGGAGAAAATGTCCTTCTGCTATGAGAACAATCTGTATCTGCACGTTTATCCCGTCCGCCTGGACAGCGAGTCTCAATTCAAAGGCGACCAGTTCCCTGAATGCAAAACCGGGATTGGGAAACAAGAATGAAATACCCGGTTGCCATCTCTATTCTGGCCGTGTTTGTCGGCGGTTGTGCCGCCACCACCGGCATTACATACCGAACAGACCCGCCCGGCGCGGTTATCTCATACAAAGACGGGGGCGATGAAATTGGCGTGACACCTGTACGGCTGCTGTATGAACGGCACCCCGATTATGCCGAGAATGATTGCTTGAGAGTCAAGGGGATAACCGCCCGATGGGTTGACGGAACGGTCACTTCTTCCCCCGATGTGCTGCGAGTGTGCGGCGATTCGGGTGAATACGAATATAAGTTGTCAAAGCCGAAGGGGATATTCTCGTTCTTCTCCGAATCAAAACTGGTTCCCGTCGGCGAGCAGTTGACGACCGAACCCGAAGGCTGCCTGCTGTATCTGGATTCAGTCGGCATTTCGCCCGGGCAGATGACTGTGAACTTTTATGCCCACAACGACCACATTTTCTTTCCGGGGGAATTCTCTGTAAATGTCGCCTATGCAAATGACAATTCGGAGGTGCATTTGTCGGGAATAAGCAGGGCGCAGGAATATTTTGTGGTGGGGAAATTAAACTTCAGCGTCGCTGTTGACTCCGATGTCTCCCTGCTTACGCTGAAAACAACCTGCGATGGTTCCGCACACACAGCCGAAATTCCGCTTGATACAAAGAATATCCGGGACAAGATTGCCGCCGGCGTGGGCGCAGGCCGCAATAAGGTCAAAATGTTCAAATCCGGCGGAGTTTATGAAATACCCGTTGTGCTTAACGGCGTGCTCGCCATACCTTTTATTATTGACAGCGGCGCTTCGGATGTCGTCATATCGTCTGATGTTGCGCTCACTTTGTTCAGAACCGGAACCATCAGGGAATCCGACTATATGTCTGGGGCCGTTTACAGACTGGCGGACGGAACGGAGATGAAAAGTGGCAGGTTTCGCCTGCAATCCGTACGGATTGGAAACAAGACCATAAGGGGGGTGACTTGCGCCATCACTGATTCGCTCAAAGCCCCCATGCTGCTGGGGCAGGGCGTACTGGAACGCCTCGGAAAATATACCGTTGATTACAAAAGCGGTGTGTTGATTTTTGAGTAGGGGGGAATTTCAGCATAGTCCGTATGAAGCAGTAGCCCTTGAGGAAGGTGAAAAAGCACAAGGGTTTTATTTGTACGATGCTCTCGACTGGTGGTGCTGGATATGGGGCATGGGCGGCATGGGGGTGGGTCACTTTCTGGGTGACCACAAAGCTTTATTGGGGGCATGATAAAATTTTTTCTCCGCAATCATGGTGAACCAAATGGAGGCGCCAAATCATGGATACATTAGAAAATAAAATAGATGCTGAAGCTCTCACTGTTGAGAGAGTATTGTCGAGAAAAT belongs to Gammaproteobacteria bacterium and includes:
- a CDS encoding retropepsin-like aspartic protease, encoding MKYPVAISILAVFVGGCAATTGITYRTDPPGAVISYKDGGDEIGVTPVRLLYERHPDYAENDCLRVKGITARWVDGTVTSSPDVLRVCGDSGEYEYKLSKPKGIFSFFSESKLVPVGEQLTTEPEGCLLYLDSVGISPGQMTVNFYAHNDHIFFPGEFSVNVAYANDNSEVHLSGISRAQEYFVVGKLNFSVAVDSDVSLLTLKTTCDGSAHTAEIPLDTKNIRDKIAAGVGAGRNKVKMFKSGGVYEIPVVLNGVLAIPFIIDSGASDVVISSDVALTLFRTGTIRESDYMSGAVYRLADGTEMKSGRFRLQSVRIGNKTIRGVTCAITDSLKAPMLLGQGVLERLGKYTVDYKSGVLIFE